TTTGCTTCATTTCTGGTGAGGGGTGGAGGGGCGGCGGGGGCTGACGGGGCAGGGGTGGGGGGGCTTtccaaaaaagagagagaaaaatgaagagGGGCTCTAAATTAAAATCGACATGAAGCAGGTCAAGTTTACGGCGATTCTTTGGCGAGGTAATCTCCTCAGGTCGGTTCCGGGTTCAAGTCTTAATGGACCAATAATAGCAACATTATTCAGATTTCTCTTCTTTCATTCCGATGGATGGAATGTAAAACGGGCTTTAATCATATGCAAATAACAGAAGAGTGAGGCAGTGACCCAGAATAGCTGAATAGCCAGCAGggagagaacacacacacacgcacacacacatatacaccgTTACAGATGGAGAGACGCAGCTTACCTGGTCCAACGCCACCGATCTTGTGATTTCCTCGTTGTCTGATTTGGAGCCCCCCTCTCTGTCGTCTATGACCAAGTCGATGGGCATCTTGCCTTTCAAGCAGCTGATGTACCGGTGACAGAAATTATCACACAGCTCGTGTACCTgcagggaggggagggggaaatCACACAGCAGTGccatgatttaaaaacattaaaaaaaaaaaaaaacaccagcaaAGATTTCAGGAGCCAAAAAATATGTGATAAAACCATTGACtgagcactttaaaaaaaaaaaaaaaacgaagaaggttttgttattttaacagtaaaattacaaacatttcttCAGTGGGGAAATAATGTACAGTAAGTGAGTGTGGAGAAAAGTAGCATTGATTTGCAATACTTACTGGCACCGAGTCATCCTATTAActaagcagaaaaacaactacTACACAGTTTTGAAATGATGTGACTTTAGGGAAACATATTTGAGTTTGTGATAATCCTTTCAGGTTCATGAGCTTAACACACCTATAGCTTATCATTCACTTTAATTCAAAACTACAAGGCAAGAGTGACTTATTTTAACAATAACCAGTGCAAGATTTGACTCTATTTTTGTgagcgtaaaaaaaaaaaaaactgtcaacaaGCTTATATTAAATTAGCAAGATATTAAAAGTTGTACGTTAATACTCCGACTGTAAAGTTTGGTCATTTTAAACGGTGTTCTGGATTCCAGTTTGCCACTGATTTAGGCTCGTTGGGTcagtggctgctgctgctgctgctgctgctgctgctgctgctgctgctgctgctgctgctgcgtgaCTTTAATTCCTCTCCACTCAAAATAGAGATATCGTCGAAAATTGACAGTGACAAGAGGGCTCAGAGGCTACAACACACTCAACACCCGTGCTAAATTCATCATCGGTGCCCCGGGTAGTGGCCATTAAGCCGAGGACGACCCGCTTGACTGACATTTAAGGTAAACTGTTTAATGTCGCCTCAGAAAGGCTGTATTCTCCACTGCTGGGGTGATGCATCCcgacctgatttttttttttttcctgcaccaGGAAATCGGAAACTTTTGCTTCCTTTCAATCTGAGCGCAAGATCTTGTGTGCAgatcgcaaaaaaaaaaaaaaaaaaaaaaaaagatagtatTAATTTCTCAAAGTAAAAGTTGACAGCGGGATTTCAGCGGTCTATCTGATACAGAGACAAATTAGACCATATCACACTCATCGCTCGGTCTACCCACAGATGGCAGCCTGAGGGCCTTCTGCCCTCCGCAAAGAAtcaattctggaaaaaaataaaaataaaaaatcccgCAAAGTTTGCCTACATGTTTCACCTTGCGTGCAGTCGCCTTGCCAACATTAAGCTTCATTAGAGATATTTGGGCACCGAGAGTATCCGTTCCAGTTGTAACAGCTTGCGCCGTGATTAAACTAcgcaaggcaaaaaaaaaaaaaaaaaaaaagagaaaaaaatggccGCATGATTGATTTCGACGCTAATTATAACCGActtgcaaaaatacatttatgcaGATACAGCCCATAGGTCTGAAGTGGCATgctggacagaaaaaaaaaaatggtgatgGTAATATTACCTTCTCCAGCTCCAGAAGATGAAATCGTAAAACTTGAATGGCTTGAATcatctgaaaaattaaaataacaataaaaaaaaatgagcaCTTCACATCTCTTGATATTAAACACGCGCGTTTTTCTCAATGCGAGTGGCTGCAGATGAGCGAAATATTCATACGAATGGAGTTTTATGTGGAAGTGATATTAAACTTGGACGTTATTGCAATGTGGGAAGTGCAAGAGCGCAGACTGGAGCTGCAATAAGCCTCAGAGTCAGAGATCTATTAGCCTCCGCTCATCTAAtctaatgatttttaaaaaaagagagaggagaagaagaagaagaagaagaagaagaagaaggaatgTTGCTCTATAACgtcacatttaaaacatcaaGTGGTTAAGAAAAGGCTGAACAGAATAACTTTGCTGAGTTCAAAGGCAGCGTTCTAACAGCGGCCCTTTATGTGCACATACAACCAGGGGCCATCATCATATCAAACGGCACAAATCGGGGGGTTTTGGGGGGAGACATGATGTGCAATCCCATTTTAAGTTTTCAGCACCACGTGGCTCTGTGGCGAATAGGAGCAGCCCGCCAGGAGACGCGCCAACGACGTCCAGAAATACTATCTGAGATGTGCGACATGTGATCATTTGGATTTCTTACCAGATTATCCAACTCTGGATTTGATGAAAACAGAGGCTTTTCTGCCCGAATCTGCAAGCAAAACGAACGCTTTCAGAAAATGCATGAACATGAAACAGGTTCGAGCAGGATTAATGATGCATGGCACTTTtggaagaaggaaaagaaaggaagaatagCACAATGTTTGCGCGCagctgaaaactgaattttcttCTCTCCACGCAAAAGTTATAAAGCAAGAGGCTCTTAACTATAGGAGCTCAACCGGTATCAACatgcagcaaaagaaaacaagaaagaaagaaaaaaagccaaacttttttttttgtcctgacctgctttgcaaacaccgCTATGTCTTCATTGAAAGATTCCGACGAACAGACGTCTCCTCCCGCCACCCCGGGCTCTCTGGGGGTGCAAGTCGCTAATTCACATTTCTCAAAAATCAGTGCAAGCAAGGGGAACAGGGGGTgcctggaaacacacacacacacacacacacaatagcAAATGTCACCAGAGAGAACAGCGCCGGGGTCAACACTACTCCGGGCTATAAGATGTAGCCAGCCGTGCGGCTAGAGCCTCTTTCCCCTTTCCAAAGCTCTTGGCCCGTGGGGACTGCCGCTGCCGCAGCCCGGTGCGCCTCTTCCCCCCCCCTGTTTATTCGCAAAGAAGAGCCGCAAACAGCGAGGGGACTCCTTTGACTAAATCTGCTCTGCCTCTAATAGCATAAAAAAAGTCTGAGAGTCTGTCTAACAATTTCAAAGACAAGGTCTCCCGTTTGGATCTGTGTGATTCAGTGTGTACTGTTGcaataagtgtgtgtgtgtttatggcttcttttataaaaaataaatacataaataaagtgTAGCTTTACAACGCTGTTAAGAAAACTTCTATGTACAAATAttggaatgatttttttttgaataattcaGTAATTAACTTGTAATATTACGTCAGataaattagcataaaaaacccccatatttctaaattatatatataaataaatgctcaGTTAGAATTAGCGGtaattgttcaaataaaaaaaagggtaaTTACTGCTCCTATTCTAAGAGTTGCGccgaaacagaaataaaatgagtaaatcGTTAAgtgaatatatatataggcTACAACAAACGAGAACAAGAAGTTCAGCAAACGTCGAGTTTAGCTCAAAATGAAGGGAGAAACTTTAGGCGGAAATTTAAAGCGACAGTGCATCCAAATGGTAAACTTGAACACTTTTtcctcttatttatttttgcagaaacgAGCAGCGAACACGCCTTGCTCTCTAAGTGCGCGTTTTTCAGAGTGtatccagaaccaaacatgctCATCTTTACTTTGCTTTCTAcaccaaaaaaagacaaaacaataataataaaaataatcataaagaTGTCTCCCTCCCACccaactacattttttttacacccGCAAGCTCAGCCCGGCTGCACACGAACGCCGGTTCGCACCTTACCCGTAAATGGCGTCTTTATCTCTCTTGAGAGCGTCGTTGACGGAGGAGCCCATGCTGGGAGGCATGGAGTTGGTGTGCGCCGTGTGCGGGTACTGGTGGGAGTGCAGCTGGGGTCCGTGGTTGAGGTGCACCGCCTGCATGGAGCGGGCGCCGTGCGGGTCTCCGTACATGGTGGTCGGGATGCCCACCCCGTCCATCCCGTAGTGGGGCAAGTCTTCGTACTGCACACAACAAGCACGCAgttaaagtgtgtgtttgtgtgtgtgtgtgtgtgtgtgtgtgtggatggggtgtgtgtgtttggggggcTTGGGGGGAGAGGTTAAGCGTGGGGATGTACCCGAGTCAAACCAGAAACTTTAATAGACAAAATATCTAATGTGCTGCgtttgacattttaattattaaaaaagaaaaaatagttttcaacGATCATCAAGGAAAGGGGAATTCTTTAGgttatttatatatgttttatttatttcagaactACTATtttaagaatatatatatatatatatatatatatatatatatatatatatagctggaaagacaatatatatatatatatatatatatatatatatatatattgtcttTCCAGCTCTTAAAAATATTGACCCTCATATTAAGACATGTAGTaatgaagatttttattttattcccgCTCAGAAGAAAAGTTTGCAGGTCTGGACTCTGTTTCCTGAAGGCAAAAAGCTACaatggaggttttttttttttttactctcagGTCAATGACGGCGACTCTTGAAGCcaaaagggaagaagaaaaaaatgcatattgatttctaaaataaattaaataacaataataaagacACCAGTAACGCGGCTCATTGAGGATTTTGTCGACTCAACGCGGCGAGTTGTTGGGTTTCAACAAACATCagcctgttttctttttgtttgttttcttttgtttcctttttactGTGCACGAAATCTCTTAAACTAGTTAATTGCGTCGCTCTCTAATTTTAAAGGCTCATAATTTCGCCTACACACTAAGCACAACATGCGTAGCGCACGCACGTAAAAGCggattgtgattttttttttttttttttgtttttccacaagaAGTCAACCTAAATAATTCTGCTTTGAGTTGGACATCTCCTGCtttgctgcttttaaaaaagcaaatggGTCATCAGTTTATTGGAGAAGCTCGGGAGAAAATATAGAAGCagactttttaataataataaaaaagaaagttaaaatgaaAGTTACGAGGGTAAATTCCTCTTTAGCAGACTGgaagtggtgtgtgtgtgtgtgtgtgtgtgagtgtgtgtgcgggaggggagagagagagagaaaaaggggTCTGAATTATTGATGGTGCTCTCAAGACGTGACAAACAAGTGTCGGGGAGAGAGTAAAAAGCATTATCACTTATAGCTGAGCGTCTCGACCCTAAAGGCAAAGAGGTGCAAACCCCAGCGTGGCGCAGCTGCAGCGCAGTGCCAAACTAAGCCGCTAAATGGGT
The Xiphophorus hellerii strain 12219 chromosome 22, Xiphophorus_hellerii-4.1, whole genome shotgun sequence genome window above contains:
- the meis1b gene encoding homeobox protein Meis1b isoform X2, producing MAQRYEDLPHYGMDGVGIPTTMYGDPHGARSMQAVHLNHGPQLHSHQYPHTAHTNSMPPSMGSSVNDALKRDKDAIYGHPLFPLLALIFEKCELATCTPREPGVAGGDVCSSESFNEDIAVFAKQIRAEKPLFSSNPELDNLMIQAIQVLRFHLLELEKVHELCDNFCHRYISCLKGKMPIDLVIDDREGGSKSDNEEITRSVALDQTSWNRDHDDTASTRSGGTPGPSSGGHTSHSGDNSSEQGDGLDNSVASPSTGDDDDPDKEKKHNKKRGIFPKVATNIMRAWLFQHLTHPYPSEEQKKQLAQDTGLTILQVNNWFINARRRIVQPMIDQSNRAVSQGAPYNPDGQPMGGFVMDGQQHMGIRPPGPMGGMGMNMGMEGQWHYM